Proteins from a single region of Oryza brachyantha chromosome 6, ObraRS2, whole genome shotgun sequence:
- the LOC107304482 gene encoding uncharacterized protein LOC107304482 isoform X2 — protein MVISAIACHGWEEEATFCFCLGGHASLKKMTKAFFRITFVEHGKGVDHARKEQLLKNRAFLQGTLLLLVAGSTTLSTSLVNDLVSSSRYCFGLA, from the exons ATGGTTATTTCAGCAATAGCCTGCCATGGTTGGGAGGAAGAAGCTACTTTCTGTTTCTGTCTTGGTGGTCATGCTTCCTTGAAGAAGATGACCAAAG CTTTTTTCAGGATCACTTTCGTTGAACATGGGAAAGGCGTCGACCATGCACGAAAGGAACAGCTGCTGAAGAATCGAGCGTTTCTGCAAGGCACTCTTCTTCTGCTAGTGGCAG GTTCTACAACATTGTCAACCTCTTTGGTGAACGATTTGGTTTCTTCTAGCCGGTACTGCTTCGGATTAG CTTGA
- the LOC107304482 gene encoding uncharacterized protein LOC107304482 isoform X1 produces the protein MVISAIACHGWEEEATFCFCLGGHASLKKMTKAFFRITFVEHGKGVDHARKEQLLKNRAFLQGTLLLLVAVKVCMRLIGSKWSFKIMVRLGERGLGGYPPFLARGVYFWSSVWVMYTSA, from the exons ATGGTTATTTCAGCAATAGCCTGCCATGGTTGGGAGGAAGAAGCTACTTTCTGTTTCTGTCTTGGTGGTCATGCTTCCTTGAAGAAGATGACCAAAG CTTTTTTCAGGATCACTTTCGTTGAACATGGGAAAGGCGTCGACCATGCACGAAAGGAACAGCTGCTGAAGAATCGAGCGTTTCTGCAAGGCACTCTTCTTCTGCTAGTGGCAG TCAAGGTGTGTATGCGCTTGATTGGTAGCAAGTGGAGCTTCAAGATAATGGTGAGATTAGGAGAAAGAGGGTTGGGTGGGTACCCTCCCTTCTTAGCCCGAGGCGTTTACTTCTGGAGCTCTGTATGGGTGATGTATACGTCTGCATAA
- the LOC102719775 gene encoding tyrosine-sulfated glycopeptide receptor 1-like, with amino-acid sequence MQLLNLPCSSFSTTTTKLSVPFFGLAVVLLLSFASPTISCTEQEESSLISFIDGLLPGHNSSLSMSWVKGTDCCKWEGITCSIDGTVTDVSLASQGLQGRISPSLGNLTGLLHLNLSHNLLDGNLPMELVFSRSIVILDVSFNRLDGSLPEPQSSSDSFPLQVLNISSNLFTGKFSSQQWEVMKNIVALNASNNSFTGQIPSSICINAPSFAILDLCYNEFSGSISPGLGNCSKLREFKAGYNNFSGALPEELFSATSLEHLSLPNNNLQGVLDGSHIVKLVKLTVLDLGSTGLSGNIPDSIGQLSTLEELRLDNNNMYGELPSGLGNCTNLRYLSLRNNRFVGDLSKVNFTWLNLRIADFSINNFTGTIPESIYSCSNLIALRLAFNKFYGQLSPRMGNLKSLSFFSVSDNHFTNITNALQILKSCKNLTSLLIGTNFRGEVMPKDETIDGFENLRVLSIDSCGLVGQIPPWISKLKKLEVLDLSSNTLTGQIPFWISDLPVLFYLDISNNNLTGDIPAALMNMPMLQSGKNAAQLDPNFLELPVYWTPARQYRLLNAFPNALSLGSNNFTGMIPSEIGQLKMLDGFNVSFNRLSGEIPQQICNLTNLQLLDLSSNHLTGALPSALTDMHFLSKFNVSYNDLEGPVPTGRQFGTFLNTSYSGNPKLCGPMLRNQCDREPEHATSPKQQNKKAIIALALGVFFGGLAILFLLGRFLMSMRRTSSVHQNKGSSNGDIEATSSSSVSEHLHDMIKGSILVMVPRGKGESNSLTFKDILKATNNFDQQNIIGCGGNGLVYKAELPNGSKLAIKKLNGEMCLMEREFTAEVEALSMAQHDNLVPLWGYCIQGNSRLLIYSYMENGSLDDWLHNRENGRPLLDWPTRVKIAQGASRGLSYIHNICKPHIVHRDIKSSNILLDREFRACVADFGLARLILPYDTHVTTELIGTLGYIPPEYSQAWVATLRGDIYSFGVVLLELLTGRRPVQVLPKSKELVQWVREMRSQRKDAEVLDPALGGMGHEEQMLKVLDVACKCISHNPCMRPTIQEVVSCLDSVDAALQVQM; translated from the coding sequence ATGCAGCTGCTCAATTTGCCGTGCAGCAGCTTCAGCACCACAACCACCAAATTATCTGTGCCTTTCTTTGGGCTTGCTGTTGTCCTCCTGCTCTCCTTTGCCTCTCCGACCATTTCCTGCACGGAGCAGGAGGAGAGCTCCCTCATCAGCTTCATAGATGGCCTCCTGCCAGGCCATAACAGCAGCCTCAGCATGTCATGGGTGAAGGGCACAGACTGCTGCAAATGGGAAGGCATCACCTGCAGCATCGATGGCACAGTCACAGATGTCTCACTGGCTTCACAAGGCCTCCAAGGGCGCATCTCGCCATCGCTTGGCAACCTTACTGGGCTGTTGCATCTCAACCTGTCTCACAACTTGCTTGATGGCAACCTACCAATGGAATTGGTGTTCTCCAGAAGCATCGTCATCCTTGATGTCAGCTTCAACCGCCTGGATGGTTCTCTGCCAGAGCCACAGTCCTCAAGTGATAGTTTTCCTCTCCAGGTACTGAATATCTCAAGCAATTTATTTACTGGGAAGTTCTCATCCCAACAATGGGAGGTGATGAAGAATATTGTTGCTCTTAATGCAAGCAACAACAGCTTTACAGGACAGATACCATCTTCTATCTGCATCAATGCTCCATCATTTGCTATCCTTGACCTTTGTTACAACGAATTCAGTGGCAGTATTTCTCCAGGGCTTGGAAATTGCTCCAAGCTGAGAGAGTTCAAGGCTGGCTACAACAACTTTAGTGGAGCTCTCCCCGAAGAACTGTTCAGTGCTACCTCATTGGAGCACCTGTCTCTTCCTAATAATAATTTGCAGGGAGTTCTTGATGGTTCCCACATAGTAAAGCTCGTCAAGCTGACTGTCCTTGATCTTGGATCGACGGGGCTCAGTGGCAACATCCCAGATTCTATTGGCCAACTAAGCACATTGGAGGAACTCCGATTGGACAACAACAACATGTATGGTGAGCTGCCATCAGGCCTAGGTAACTGCACAAATCTGAGGTATCTCAGCCTCAGAAACAACAGATTTGTGGGAGATCTTAGCAAAGTCAATTTTACCTGGTTGAATTTGAGGATTGCAGATTTCTCAATTAATAACTTCACTGGTACAATTCCAGAAAGCATATACTCATGCAGCAATCTAATTGCATTACGGCTGGCTTTCAACAAATTTTATGGCCAGCTCTCACCAAGAATGGGCAATCTGAAGTCCCTATCCTTCTTTTCAGTATCCGATAACCATTTCACAAATATCACAAATGCACTTCAGATACTCAAGAGTTGCAAGAACCTTACCTCCTTGCTTATTGGAACCAACTTCAGGGGTGAAGTCATGCCAAAAGATGAAACAATCGATGGATTTGAGAATCTTAGGGTACTGTCCATAGATTCTTGCGGATTGGTTGGACAAATCCCCCCTTGGATATCAAAGCTCAAAAAACTGGAGGTCTTGGATTTATCAAGCAATACACTCACTGGACAAATACCATTTTGGATTAGTGACCTGCCAGTTCTTTTCTATCTAGACATATCAAACAACAATCTTACAGGAGATATCCCAGCTGCGTTAATGAACATGCCGATGCTACAATCAGGAAAGAATGCTGCCCAGTTGGATCCAAATTTCCTTGAATTGCCTGTTTATTGGACACCAGCACGTCAATACCGGTTGCTCAATGCTTTCCCTAACGCATTGAGTTTAGGCAGCAATAATTTCACAGGAATGATCCCCTCTGAGATTGGTCAGTTGAAAATGCTCGATGGCTTCAATGTCAGCTTTAACAGGTTATCTGGAGAAATACCGCAGCAGATATGCAACCTGACTAACCTGCAATTGCTAGATTTATCAAGCAATCATCTGACAGGTGCACTGCCATCAGCACTGACTGATATGCACTTCCTTTCTAAATTCAATGTTTCATACAATGACCTAGAAGGGCCAGTTCCAACCGGAAGACAGTTTGGTACATTTCTTAACACCAGCTATAGTGGGAATCCAAAGCTATGTGGCCCTATGCTCAGAAACCAGTGTGATCGAGAACCAGAACATGCAACCTCCCCGAAACAGCAGAACAAGAAGGCCATTATAGCACTTGCATTAGGTGTGTTCTTCGGAGGGCTTGCCATCCTTTTCTTGCTAGGACGTTTTCTTATGTCCATGAGAAGAACAAGCTCTGTCCACCAAAACAAGGGCAGCAGCAATGGGGACATAGAAGCAACTTCATCGAGTTCTGTTTCAGAGCACTTACATGACATGATAAAAGGAAGCATTTTGGTGATGGTACCTCGAGGCAAGGGAGAATCAAATAGTCTCACATTCAAGGATATCTTGAAGGCTACTAATAACTTTGATCAGCAGAACATTATCGGATGCGGAGGTAATGGTCTAGTCTACAAGGCCGAGCTACCCAATGGATCCAAGCTTGCCATCAAGAAGCTCAATGGTGAAATGTGTCTGATGGAAAGAGAATTCACTGCAGAGGTTGAAGCACTCTCCATGGCACAACATGACAATCTTGTGCCACTATGGGGTTACTGCATCCAAGGAAACTCAAGGCTCCTCATATATTCTTACATGGAGAATGGCAGCCTAGATGATTGGCTCCACAACCGAGAAAATGGAAGGCCACTTCTAGACTGGCCAACAAGGGTCAAGATTGCGCAAGGCGCAAGCCGGGGCCTTTCATATATCCATAATATCTGCAAGCCACACATTGTTCACCGTGACATCAAATCCAGCAATATCCTGCTTGACAGAGAATTCAGAGCTTGTGTTGCAGATTTTGGCCTTGCTAGATTGATCCTTCCCTATGACACGCATGTTACAACCGAGTTAATTGGCACTCTTGGCTACATTCCACCTGAGTACAGCCAAGCATGGGTGGCTACGCTAAGAggtgatatatatagttttggagTGGTGCTGCTTGAGCTACTCACAGGGAGGAGACCAGTCCAGGTCTTGCCCAAGTCGAAGGAACTCGTCCAATGGGTCCGGGAGATGAGATCTCAGAGAAAGGATGCTGAGGTCCTGGATCCAGCACTCGGAGGAATGGGCCATGAAGAGCAAATGCTGAAGGTTCTTGATGTTGCCTGCAAGTGTATCAGCCACAACCCTTGCATGAGGCCAACCATCCAAGAAGTGGTCTCCTGCCTGGATAGTGTTGATGCAGCCCTGCAGGTGCAGATGTAG
- the LOC102720055 gene encoding probable calcium-binding protein CML29: MATPAGRPPQQAQPLSVDFEALSYISSLVEAFQAFDSDNDGLVTAPELRGLLASLGLDKPEHEVRDMLARADADRDGKLSVEELLDVMNAGELGLGALGALLQSAVPSLESAAGPDGVLGADELARLLSVMGTASVEDCMEIIACMDGDGDGAMSVEEFRLMAHLL, from the coding sequence ATGGCAACGCCGGCGGGACGGCCGCCGCAGCAGGCGCAGCCGCTGTCGGTGGACTTCGAGGCGCTGAGCTACATCAGCAGCCTGGTGGAGGCGTTCCAGGCGTTCGACTCCGACAACGACGGCCTCGTCACGGCGCCGGAGCTGCGCGGCCTCCTGGCGTCGCTCGGCCTCGACAAGCCGGAGCACGAGGTGCGCGACATGCTGGcgcgcgccgacgccgaccgcGACGGGAAGCTCAGCGTGGAGGAGCTCCTGGACGTGATGAACGCCGGGGAGCTCGGGCTGGGCGCGCTCGGCGCGCTGCTGCAGTCCGCCGTGCCGTCCCTCGAGTCCGCGGCGGGGCCCGACGGCGTGCTGGGCGCCGACGAGCTCGCCAGGCTGCTCAGCGTCATGGGCACCGCCAGCGTCGAGGACTGTATGGAGATCATCGCCTGcatggacggcgacggcgacggcgccatgAGCGTCGAGGAGTTCAGGCTCATGGCCCATCTGCTCTAG